The Medicago truncatula cultivar Jemalong A17 chromosome 7, MtrunA17r5.0-ANR, whole genome shotgun sequence genome includes the window ACTTGAAATTCTGAATCTATTTAGAAGCAGAAACAAGGGCATCATATTTAGCTTTGAAAAATGCAAAAAGAGGGTCTCTAGCAGGCACATGTTCCTTCACAGCAGGATGGTTGAGAAATTCTTGGCTCCATTTGTAAAGCTTTGGATACTTTTCAGCATTGAACAATTTCAATTCAGCTATGTCTTGAATCAAAGGGATCCAAAAAGCTATGAACACAGCAGCAATATCCACAAAGTTAATCTCTTCTCCCCCAAAGTACTTGTTCTTCAGCTCATTCTCAAGAATCTGCAGAGCCTCGGTTGATTCTTCAACATTCTTCTGGCGCTCCTTCTCATCGTTAACAGCATAAACAGCTTTGAATGAAGAGGTCACAATCTGA containing:
- the LOC11408634 gene encoding probable glutathione S-transferase; this translates as MATNQEDVKLLGVVGSPFFCRVQIALKFKGIEYEFVKEDLTNKSDLLLKYNPVHKKIPVLVHNEKPISESLVILEYIDEVWKQNPILSSDPYQKSLARFWSKFIDDKIVTSSFKAVYAVNDEKERQKNVEESTEALQILENELKNKYFGGEEINFVDIAAVFIAFWIPLIQDIAELKLFNAEKYPKLYKWSQEFLNHPAVKEHVPARDPLFAFFKAKYDALVSASK